The Candidatus Effluviviaceae Genus I sp. nucleotide sequence GAGCGTCGTGAGCCAGTCGAAGAGCTTGCGGTTCTGGGCGGCGGGGACGTTCCGCTGGAGCGTCTGGTAGAAGTGGTGGTGGAGGTTCACAAAGCCTGGCAGCATGAGCATCGAGGAGCACTCGATGACGCGCGCGCCCCAGGGCGCCTGGAGTCCTCGCCCGATGCGCGCGATCCGGTTCCCCTCGACGAGCACGTCAACGCCCGAGAGCCGCTCCCGGGCGTCGTTCATCGTGGCGACGTGGTACACGTTCTTGAAGATGATCACCGCCGTGCCCCCTCGCGCAACCCGTCGATCGCCGCGAGCACGCGCTCGGGCGTAAGCGGGAGTTCGCGGATCCGCGCGCCCGTTGCCGCGAAGACCGCGTTCGCGATCGCCGGCGCGACGACGTCCACGGGGATCTCCGAGACGCTCTTCGCGCCGAACGGGCCCGTGGGCTCGTCCGTGGTCACGAGGATCGCCTTCACCGGCGGCGTGTCCACGGACGAGAAGATCTTGTAGTCGAGGAGGCTCGCGTTGATCATCCGCCCCCGCGCGTCGAAGAGCATCTCCTCGGAGAGCGCGTACCCGAGGCCCATCACGACGCCGCCTTGGATCTGCCCCTCTGCGAGCGCGGGGTTGATGGGAAACCCGCAGTCGATGGCGCACGTGAAGTCCGTCACGTCCACGCGCCCGGTCTCCCTGTCCACCTCGACGCCCGCGACGGCCGCCGCGAACGGCGGCGGGCAGTCGAAGGTCACGTTCGACGCCGTGAACGCGACCTGCTCCTTCTCCTCGCCGTACATCGCCCGCGACGCGACCTCGGCGAGGCTCACGCTCCGCCCCGACGACGCGCGCACGGCGCCGTCCTCGCAGACGAGCCCGGCAGCGTCCTCGCCGAGCATCGCCGCGGCGTGATGCAGGAGCCGGTCGCGCACGCCCTCGGCCGCCTTGACGACCGCGCCGCCCGACACGTACGTCGTGCTCGACGCGTACGCGCCGACGTCGAACGGCGTGTTGTCCGTGTCGGACGACAGCACGAAGATCCGCTCGACGCCCACACCGAGCACCTCGGCGGCCATCTGCGCGAGGATGGTGTCGCTCCCGGTCCCGAGGTCGGTCGCGCCGATGAGCAGGTTGAAGGTCCCGTCCTCGTTCGCCTTGACGGTCGCCGAGCCCATGTCGTCGCCGGGGATGCCGCTCCCGTGCATCGCAAACGCGACGCCCTTGCCGAGACGCATCCACGGCAGCAACCCCGGCCGCCCGGTCTCCCCCGGCTCGAGCGACGCCACCCACGCGTCCCATCCGGACGCTTCGCGCACCTTCTCCCAGCACTCGCGAAGTCCGTTCGTCCGGATGCTGCGCTTGTATCCAGCCTTCCCCTCGCCGAGCCGCTCGGCGATGGGGTCCTCGTCGCCCTGCCGGATCGCATTCGCGAGCCGAAACTCGACCGGATCGCGGCCGAGCGCCCTCGCGACCTCGTCCATGTGGCAGTCGAGCGCGAAGTAGCCCTGCGGCGCGCCGTAGCCTCGGAGCGCCCCGGCGATGGGCAGGTTCGTGTACACCGACTCCGCGAGGAAACGGAGGTTCGGCGCGCGGTAGAGCGGCATCGTCTTGCTGCCCGTGTTGGACGGGACCGTGGTCGCGTGGCCGCCGTACGCGCCGGTGTTCGCAAGGGTGGTGATCTCGATGGC carries:
- a CDS encoding molybdopterin-dependent oxidoreductase; this translates as IREHLTGNLCRCTGYVKAVEAVRAVAEGRATGAAPAPRGPETGAPQGGPGTSPGARFHAVGRSAPKVEGLGLVSGKARYTDDLAPSGALTGRIKRSPHAHARIVRIDASKALALPGVHAVLTWKDVPRVLFSTAGQNCPEPSPYDAVVLDSVVRFVGDRVAFVAAETPLLAEKACDLIEVEYEVLPAVLDPARAMDPDAPKLHPEPDKTGIADPSRNLAGRVEASVGDVERGLREADRVFEHEYRAQYVQGTPTEAHVTLSYLDPDDRLVIVTSTQVPFHARRIVARLFGLPISRVRVIKPRVGGAFGAKQEIVLEDACAALTLATRRPVRMVLDRDEELFASRTRHPQTLRVRTGVRKDGSLAAIEITTLANTGAYGGHATTVPSNTGSKTMPLYRAPNLRFLAESVYTNLPIAGALRGYGAPQGYFALDCHMDEVARALGRDPVEFRLANAIRQGDEDPIAERLGEGKAGYKRSIRTNGLRECWEKVREASGWDAWVASLEPGETGRPGLLPWMRLGKGVAFAMHGSGIPGDDMGSATVKANEDGTFNLLIGATDLGTGSDTILAQMAAEVLGVGVERIFVLSSDTDNTPFDVGAYASSTTYVSGGAVVKAAEGVRDRLLHHAAAMLGEDAAGLVCEDGAVRASSGRSVSLAEVASRAMYGEEKEQVAFTASNVTFDCPPPFAAAVAGVEVDRETGRVDVTDFTCAIDCGFPINPALAEGQIQGGVVMGLGYALSEEMLFDARGRMINASLLDYKIFSSVDTPPVKAILVTTDEPTGPFGAKSVSEIPVDVVAPAIANAVFAATGARIRELPLTPERVLAAIDGLREGARR
- a CDS encoding 8-oxoguanine deaminase (catalyzes the transformation of hydroxyatrazine to N-isopropylammelide and ethylamine in the atrazine degradation pathway.) yields the protein MIIFKNVYHVATMNDARERLSGVDVLVEGNRIARIGRGLQAPWGARVIECSSMLMLPGFVNLHHHFYQTLQRNVPAAQNRKLFDWLTTL